AAAGCCTGGGTAGACTGTTTGCTTTTGTGGAAGAGGTTAAGAGGAGGCACAATGGTGACCTGAAAATCGGCGGAATTATTGGTAATAGGTACGATGGTCGCAAAAAGTTAGATAGAAAAATGGTGGAAAGCCTCAACCGTCGGTTTGGAGGGATGGTTTTCTCAACTTTGATTAGGGAGAACGTTAAGATCGCGGAGGCTGCAGGTTATGGCCAGTCCATTTTTTTGTATGCCCCGAAAAGTAGGGGTGCAAGGGATTTTCTTGCTTTGGCACGTGAAATAGTTTCTCATAAATCTTTTGCTGTTGAAAAGAAACCTGATATGGATTAACCAATGTGCGTTGTGAACTTTTTGTCTATGTGAAGGAGTAGAGATGATACGGGAAAGCAAAGGCGAAATAGTCCCAGGTTTGTATGCTATAGGAATTCCAGATCTACCAGCTTATCTTATCGTTGGCAAAGAACCGACTCTGTTTGATGGTGGTATTACTTTTATGGGTCCCACGTACATCAATGATTTGAGAAAACTCCTTGGTGATGAAAGGCGATTGTTGTACAACATACTCACACATTCCCATTTTGATCATGCAGGTACAACTCCTTTTCTCAAAAGAAAGATTCCCCGTATGAAAGTAGCGGCCCATTCGCTTGTGGCAAGCACATTGAGAAAGAAGAGTGCTGTTGATCTGATAAGGTCGCTTTCGTCTGAGTTTGAAGTGAAATACAGGGATTTTATCGGTGATGAAAATGTATCTTTTTCTGAGGTGGATGTAGATATCACTTTGGAAGATGGTATGACCATTTACTTAGGTGGTGGTGTGGAGATTTTGGTAATTGCCACGCCGGGACACACGAGAGATTCAATGTCTTATTACATTTTGCCATTTAAGGCCTTGGTCACTGGTGAGGCAATTGGTGTTTTTGATAAAAACTATTCGATTCAACCTGAATTCTTGACAAGCTATAAGAACTATCTTGCTTCCTTGGAAAGGCTTGCCCAGTTGGATCTAGAAATAATTATGATGAGCCATTATTTTGTTCTTACTGGGGAAGATGCTCGTGAATACATACCCCGATCTATAGAAGCCACAAAGCGTTTTCGTGATAGAATTGAGAGGGCACTTAAGGCTAATGGGGGAAACCAGGAGGCAGTGGTGAGAAAGATATACGAGGAAGATTTCATAGGAACGGGTGCAGTGATGCAGGAAGAAAGACCTTATCTTTTGAATTTGCAGGCGAAAGTAAGGTGTATAGCTGAGGGGCTGTGATGGAGTTCTTATTTTTGCATCTTAACACCGTAATGCTCTTCAATCCAACGTTGGTACTCACCGCTTCTCACACGATTTGCCCATTCTATGTTTTGCAGATACCAGTTCACAGTTTTCCTAATACCTGTAGCGAATGATTCCCGGGGACTCCATCCTAGTTCATTGTGAAGCTTGCTGAAATCTATGGCATATCGTCGATCGTGACCGGGACGGTCTTTAACAAATGTGATAAGAGACTTTCTATGAAGGCCACTGACGGGTGGTACGTATTCATCTATCAGATCGCATATCGTTTCTACAATGGTGATATTTTCCATCTCTGCATTGCCACCTATGTTGTAGGTCTCTCCCCGTTTGCCTCTCAACATGATGAGCCATATGGCCTCACAGTGGTCAGTGACGTAAAGCCAGTCCCTTACGTTCTTCCCGTCCCCATAAATGGGTAGAGGTTTATTCTCTAGAGCGTTCAGGATCATGAGGGGTATAAGTTTCTCTGGAAATTGATAGGGACCATAATTGTTAGAGCAGTTGGAAATTGTCACAGGTAAACCAAATGTACGGTGGTAAGCTCGAACTAGATGATCTGCTGCTGCCTTTGATGCAGCATAGGGACTGTTGGGGCGATAAGGTGAATCCTCTGTAAAACGGCCCTGAGGACCGAGACTGCCGTAAACCTCGTCAGTACTGACATGATGAAATAGTTTAAAACTATCTCCTCTCTGACGGGAAAGTTCCAACAGGTTGTATGTTCCCACGATATTGCTTTGAATGAACCCACCGGGATTTCTTATAGAACGATCAACATGGGATTCCGCAGCAAAGTGACACACAGCGTCGATGTTGTTTTTTATAAAAACCTCCCGCATCTTACTTTCGTCACATATGTCTGCCCTTATGAAGGTGTACTGTTCCGGGAATTTTTTCTCAATGTCAGAGAGATTCTCGGGATTCCCGGCGTATGTAAGTTTATCCACATTTATAATACGTCCTTCGAAAGAGGCGTTTTCTAGAAGATATCGTATGAAATTACTTCCTATGAATCCACAACCTCCAGTAACTAGAAGATTTCTTATCCTCATTTTTCGTGCTTATCCCGTTACTTATTATTTTAAAAAACTCTGAATAATGCGGTTCACGGCCTCCTCGTATGTGAGACCAAGACTCATGAGTTTTATGAGCTGATCGTCCGCTATTTTTCCTATGGATGCTTCATGAGTCAGCTCCGCTTCCGGGTGAAGGGCCCGCAATGCTGGTATCGTTTCGTTTTTCCCATTGTCCATGAGAATTGCATCACATTCTATGTGACCAAAAGATGGTGCAGTAGACTCCATGGTTGCGTAGAAATGTTGAACCGAGTCCCCTTTTATAACCGAGCGTGATATGAGATTGGCCCTGCTGTTATTTCCTTTAAGGTAGATGGTGTTTTTTGAAACTGCTTTTTGATTGGCATCCGTCAATACCCGTTCTGTTATAAGGAGTACCCCGTTTGTTTTAACTGTTGCCTCATTTTCTCTTTGAGCTTCGTCCACGCCTCCTAATTGGACTAATTCCATTTCTGCTGATGCACCTTCTTCGAGGAGAACTTTTGTTTTTGGGTTTAGGATACGTCTTCCCCTCCCCGGTCCTGTTGCGTAGTGACGCTCGATGTACTTTACGCGAGCTCCTCTTTCTACATGGAATTCATGGAGCCCTTCATGACCTTCCGGTTCCACACTTGCGCAGTGAATGCCGCATCCGGCAATGATGGTTACATCTGACTCTTCTCCTATGAGGAATACGTTGCGCACAATATCGTAAAGACCAGCGGCACTTACGATGACGGGGATGTGAACGGACTCGTTTATGGTGCGGGGTTTGATGCGAACGATTATACCCTGACCATCTTCTATGCTTTCAATATCGATGTTTGCAGTAACTTGCCTGGAGAGTAATTTGCCGTCTTTTCTAATGTTATATGCCCCTTTGGGCAGTCCTTCTAACTCCGCAACTGTTTTGAGAAGGTGTTCATCGATAGCATTTAACATCTTCGGCGCCTCCCTTACAACTTCTGTATCCACATACGCTCAAATCTACTAGCATAGGTAACGCCTTTTCCAGGCTTCCCTCATAGACTATTTTACCCTTGTTCATGATGAGAATTAAGTCTACAGTCTCTAGAAAGTCTCTGTTGTGACTGACCACAATGGTTGTGGTTCCCCTTTCCTCACATTCTTTTTTGAGAAGATGCACCATAGGGTTTATTGTCCAGAGATCAATACCTGTGTCTGGTTCATCGTAGATTGCAAGTTTGGGATTTCGTGCAATAGTTGTAGCAAGTTCAATTTTTTTTATCTCGCCGCCGGAAAGTTTTGTATCAACTGGACAGTCGAGATAGGATAGAGAACATATACCCACTCGACGCAAGAGGGCGAGTATTTGTTCCTCTTCATTCGTACCAGCGGCTATAGATAGAAGTTCTCGAAACGTGATACCTTTAAAGCGTGCCGGCTGCTGAAAACTGTAAGCGATTCCTCTTTTTGCTCTCTCTGTTATCGATAAGTTTGTGATATCCTGTCCTTCAAAAAAGATGGACC
The genomic region above belongs to Syntrophales bacterium and contains:
- the rfbB gene encoding dTDP-glucose 4,6-dehydratase codes for the protein MRIRNLLVTGGCGFIGSNFIRYLLENASFEGRIINVDKLTYAGNPENLSDIEKKFPEQYTFIRADICDESKMREVFIKNNIDAVCHFAAESHVDRSIRNPGGFIQSNIVGTYNLLELSRQRGDSFKLFHHVSTDEVYGSLGPQGRFTEDSPYRPNSPYAASKAAADHLVRAYHRTFGLPVTISNCSNNYGPYQFPEKLIPLMILNALENKPLPIYGDGKNVRDWLYVTDHCEAIWLIMLRGKRGETYNIGGNAEMENITIVETICDLIDEYVPPVSGLHRKSLITFVKDRPGHDRRYAIDFSKLHNELGWSPRESFATGIRKTVNWYLQNIEWANRVRSGEYQRWIEEHYGVKMQK
- a CDS encoding MBL fold metallo-hydrolase; translation: MIRESKGEIVPGLYAIGIPDLPAYLIVGKEPTLFDGGITFMGPTYINDLRKLLGDERRLLYNILTHSHFDHAGTTPFLKRKIPRMKVAAHSLVASTLRKKSAVDLIRSLSSEFEVKYRDFIGDENVSFSEVDVDITLEDGMTIYLGGGVEILVIATPGHTRDSMSYYILPFKALVTGEAIGVFDKNYSIQPEFLTSYKNYLASLERLAQLDLEIIMMSHYFVLTGEDAREYIPRSIEATKRFRDRIERALKANGGNQEAVVRKIYEEDFIGTGAVMQEERPYLLNLQAKVRCIAEGL
- a CDS encoding SufD family Fe-S cluster assembly protein; the encoded protein is MLNAIDEHLLKTVAELEGLPKGAYNIRKDGKLLSRQVTANIDIESIEDGQGIIVRIKPRTINESVHIPVIVSAAGLYDIVRNVFLIGEESDVTIIAGCGIHCASVEPEGHEGLHEFHVERGARVKYIERHYATGPGRGRRILNPKTKVLLEEGASAEMELVQLGGVDEAQRENEATVKTNGVLLITERVLTDANQKAVSKNTIYLKGNNSRANLISRSVIKGDSVQHFYATMESTAPSFGHIECDAILMDNGKNETIPALRALHPEAELTHEASIGKIADDQLIKLMSLGLTYEEAVNRIIQSFLK
- a CDS encoding ATP-binding cassette domain-containing protein; the encoded protein is MLVLKDVVYKVTIGDPNNGQRERTIIEGFSYTFEKGKFYGITGPNGSGKTTLAKLIMGINKPTSGSIFFEGQDITNLSITERAKRGIAYSFQQPARFKGITFRELLSIAAGTNEEEQILALLRRVGICSLSYLDCPVDTKLSGGEIKKIELATTIARNPKLAIYDEPDTGIDLWTINPMVHLLKKECEERGTTTIVVSHNRDFLETVDLILIMNKGKIVYEGSLEKALPMLVDLSVCGYRSCKGGAEDVKCYR